CCTTTATAATTTATAAAACCCCCGATAAATTTAACGGGGGCATTAGATATTATCTACTTCAAGAAAGATACTATTGCAAATAATTATATCTACTCAAATAAAGGCATTAAGAAGAATAATAGAATAATTATCCAAATAAATTGATTATCACCATAGTCACCCATTACTTATCCCCCCCTTTTCTCTCAATTTAATATATCATATGAAGCAGAACCTAATATTGTTAATTTGTGATCTAATTTCCAATAGTTATTCTAAGGTAAATTAATAACATTTTAAATTTAATTTCTTAATCACCAACCATATCTTTCCTAAATATAATAATAATGTAATGATTATACAATAAGAGAGGGGGTATTACTTTGCACAGAGACCTAACTCGTTTATTAACAACTATACAAGATTGTGAAATGATTTGTGAAGATATGACTAGTTATGTTATGAGAAGACCAAATTTTCAAACAAGAATTAGACAGTTGGAACTATTGAGAGATTGTGCAGATATCTGTGCCTTAACTGCCAAATATATTGCTAGAGATAGCTATTTTGCTAGAGATATAGCAGAATTGTGTGCAGATATCTGTATGGCTTGTAGCAGAGAATGTGCTAAATTCCCTGATCAGCCCTCACAACATTGTAGTAGAGTCTGTTATAACTGTGCCCAGGAGTGTGAAAGATTTGCTATGGCAAGAGATGCTAGATTCTATTCCTAAGATTAACTTGTGAGTACCGATTTATATGCTATCATATTAATTAATATGGTAGCATATTTTTCATAAATAAAAGACTTTTCTTATAGTTCACTAATTGGTATAATCATGTTATTCAGTCTTTTTAAGATTTGTTTGTTCAGACTTATGGGATATCAAAAAATTCATTAATTTGATAGAAAACAGTTGTAATAAATTATGGGTATTAGATTTTATTATAATTTTATTAGGAATAGAATTTTTATTATTAGGTCTTTATATTTACTAGATTAAACTATTAAGGAGGATGATTTATAAGAGAGAATTTTAAAGATTGGAGAATTAGATTTATAGGTTTGCTGGCATCTAAGCTACATAAGCCTGTATGGCTACTTTACTTTAGTTTCTTCAGCTTCTTTTCTGCTTTTAGATATACGTATCCTTAATTAAAATTTAGGAGTATTAATATCTTTAAACGCAGGATATTCTCTACTCAATAGC
The genomic region above belongs to Orenia metallireducens and contains:
- a CDS encoding four-helix bundle copper-binding protein, with translation MHRDLTRLLTTIQDCEMICEDMTSYVMRRPNFQTRIRQLELLRDCADICALTAKYIARDSYFARDIAELCADICMACSRECAKFPDQPSQHCSRVCYNCAQECERFAMARDARFYS